From the genome of Hymenobacter sp. PAMC 26628, one region includes:
- the rplF gene encoding 50S ribosomal protein L6 yields MSRIGKLPIAVPTGVAVSVDKDNAVTVKGPKGSLTTQVDRDIAVAIEDGTLTVTRPTEQKRHKAMHGLYRSLINNMVVGVSNGFTKQLELVGVGYKATLAGTTLELALGYSHNVYIALPKEVTATAITEKGKNPIVTLTSIDNQLLGQVAAKIRSLRKVEPYKGKGVRFVGEIIRRKAGKTASK; encoded by the coding sequence ATGTCACGTATTGGTAAATTGCCGATTGCTGTTCCTACTGGAGTCGCTGTTTCGGTTGACAAAGACAACGCGGTGACGGTAAAGGGCCCCAAGGGCTCGCTGACCACGCAAGTGGACCGCGATATTGCCGTCGCTATTGAAGACGGTACCCTTACCGTAACCCGTCCCACCGAGCAGAAGCGCCACAAGGCCATGCACGGCCTGTATCGCTCCCTTATTAACAACATGGTGGTTGGTGTGAGCAATGGCTTCACCAAGCAGCTTGAATTGGTAGGTGTGGGTTACAAGGCTACTTTAGCTGGTACCACCTTGGAGCTGGCACTTGGCTACTCGCACAACGTGTACATTGCCCTACCAAAAGAAGTGACTGCCACGGCAATCACCGAAAAAGGCAAGAACCCGATTGTGACGCTCACGAGCATCGACAATCAGCTCTTGGGCCAGGTAGCCGCTAAGATTCGTTCGCTACGCAAAGTTGAGCCCTACAAAGGCAAAGGCGTACGCTTCGTAGGCGAAATCATCCGTCGCAAAGCTGGTAAAACAGCCTCTAAATAA
- the rpsH gene encoding 30S ribosomal protein S8 — MNTDPIADYLTRVRNAIKANHRVVEIPASNIKKEITKVLYHKGYIQSYRFDDAAVQGTIKIALKYNPTTKAPAITKLQRVSTPGLRQYVAADNLPRVLSGLGIAIISTSKGVMTEKEAKTENVGGEVLCFVY, encoded by the coding sequence ATGAATACTGATCCCATTGCCGATTACCTTACCCGGGTGCGCAACGCCATCAAGGCGAACCATCGGGTGGTAGAAATCCCGGCCAGCAACATCAAAAAGGAAATCACGAAGGTGCTCTATCACAAAGGGTACATTCAGAGCTACCGGTTTGATGATGCGGCAGTACAGGGCACGATTAAAATCGCGCTCAAGTACAACCCGACTACCAAGGCTCCGGCCATTACCAAGCTTCAGCGTGTTTCGACGCCTGGCTTGCGCCAGTATGTTGCGGCTGATAATCTGCCGCGAGTACTCAGCGGTTTAGGTATCGCCATCATATCGACCTCTAAAGGTGTAATGACGGAGAAAGAAGCCAAAACCGAGAATGTGGGTGGCGAAGTATTGTGCTTCGTGTACTAA
- the rpsN gene encoding 30S ribosomal protein S14: protein MAKESIKARERKRIATVARYAEKRKALKAAGDYEGLDKLPKNASPVRLHNRDMIDGRPRGYMRKFGISRVRFREMALAGKIPGVTKSSW, encoded by the coding sequence ATGGCTAAAGAATCCATTAAAGCACGGGAGCGCAAGCGTATTGCTACCGTGGCCCGCTACGCTGAGAAGCGAAAGGCTCTGAAAGCTGCCGGTGACTATGAAGGTCTCGACAAGCTGCCTAAAAATGCTTCGCCTGTGCGCCTGCACAACCGTGACATGATTGATGGTCGCCCTCGCGGCTATATGCGTAAGTTTGGCATTAGCCGGGTGCGCTTTCGTGAAATGGCCCTTGCTGGGAAAATTCCCGGGGTGACCAAATCGAGCTGGTAG
- the rplE gene encoding 50S ribosomal protein L5 → MARLKDIYQKDVVPALQEKFQFKSIMQVPRISKICINRGIGAAVADKKLVDNGVEELTTITGQKAVPTIAKRSVSNFKLREGMPIGAKVTLRGERMYEFMDRLLTVALPRVRDFKGINDKGFDGRGNYTLGVKEQIIFPEISIDKIKSISGMDITFVTTAENDEQSYELLKAFGMPFANAKKEA, encoded by the coding sequence ATGGCTCGACTGAAAGATATATACCAAAAAGACGTAGTACCGGCGCTCCAGGAGAAATTCCAGTTTAAGAGCATTATGCAGGTACCGCGCATCTCCAAAATCTGCATCAACCGCGGTATTGGCGCAGCGGTTGCTGACAAGAAGCTAGTGGACAACGGTGTGGAAGAATTGACAACTATAACTGGTCAGAAAGCTGTTCCGACTATTGCTAAGCGTTCGGTGTCGAACTTTAAGCTCCGTGAGGGTATGCCCATCGGTGCCAAAGTGACCCTGCGCGGTGAGCGGATGTACGAGTTTATGGATCGCCTGCTGACGGTGGCTCTGCCCCGTGTGCGCGACTTTAAAGGCATCAATGATAAAGGCTTTGATGGTCGCGGAAATTACACATTAGGTGTGAAAGAGCAAATCATCTTCCCTGAAATCTCGATTGATAAAATCAAAAGCATTTCGGGTATGGATATCACCTTTGTAACCACTGCTGAAAACGATGAGCAAAGCTACGAGCTGCTTAAAGCTTTCGGGATGCCATTCGCCAACGCCAAAAAAGAAGCATAA
- the rplX gene encoding 50S ribosomal protein L24: MAINKELPVKLHVKSGDTVKVIAGDERGKTGVIKSVNRVTQRVIVDGLNLVTKHNKPSAKSPQGGITKMEAPMHVSNVQAIDPKTGDRVRKAPVTKKA, translated from the coding sequence ATGGCTATTAACAAAGAATTGCCCGTCAAGCTGCACGTGAAGTCGGGCGACACCGTGAAGGTGATTGCAGGCGACGAGCGTGGCAAGACCGGTGTTATCAAATCGGTAAACCGGGTGACCCAGCGCGTAATCGTGGATGGTCTCAACCTAGTGACCAAGCACAACAAGCCGAGCGCCAAGTCGCCCCAGGGAGGCATTACCAAGATGGAGGCGCCTATGCACGTAAGCAACGTGCAGGCTATTGATCCCAAAACTGGTGATCGGGTGCGTAAGGCACCTGTCACGAAAAAGGCTTAA
- the rplN gene encoding 50S ribosomal protein L14: MIQQESRLTVADNSGAKEVLCIRVLGGTGKKYASVGDKIVVAIKSAIPSGNAKKGTVSKAVVVRTKKEVRRKDGSYIRFDDNAAVLLNNNDEPRGTRIFGPVARELRERQFMKIVSLAPEVL, from the coding sequence ATGATCCAGCAAGAATCCCGCCTGACGGTGGCCGATAATAGCGGTGCCAAGGAAGTGCTCTGCATCCGCGTTCTGGGTGGTACGGGCAAGAAATACGCCAGCGTTGGTGACAAGATTGTGGTAGCCATTAAATCGGCTATTCCTTCCGGCAACGCTAAAAAAGGCACCGTGAGCAAGGCCGTAGTGGTGCGCACGAAGAAGGAAGTACGCCGTAAAGACGGCAGCTACATTCGCTTCGACGACAACGCCGCCGTTCTGCTCAACAACAACGACGAGCCGCGCGGTACGCGCATCTTCGGGCCAGTGGCTCGTGAGTTGCGTGAGCGCCAGTTCATGAAAATTGTATCGCTGGCCCCCGAAGTACTGTAA
- the rpsQ gene encoding 30S ribosomal protein S17 has protein sequence MEPTQEKLLPAHDPASDRNARKEIVGKVTSSKMEKSITVAVVEKQKHPKYGKFVTKTTKFHAHDEKNECGEGDTVRIMSTRPLSKIKRWRLVEILERAK, from the coding sequence ATGGAACCAACTCAAGAAAAACTGTTGCCGGCTCACGACCCCGCATCTGATCGCAACGCGCGCAAGGAAATCGTCGGTAAGGTGACTAGCAGTAAGATGGAAAAGTCCATCACGGTAGCTGTGGTTGAAAAGCAAAAACATCCTAAATACGGGAAGTTTGTGACCAAAACCACCAAATTCCATGCTCACGACGAGAAGAATGAGTGTGGTGAAGGCGATACGGTACGCATCATGAGTACACGCCCGCTGAGTAAGATAAAGCGGTGGCGCTTGGTTGAAATCCTTGAACGTGCTAAATAA
- the rpmC gene encoding 50S ribosomal protein L29 produces the protein MKNKTDLKGLSADALKEQIKTERAQGQQLRFAHAISPLENPARLKASRKNVARLLTEHTRRNNEQAINPAQ, from the coding sequence ATGAAAAACAAGACCGACCTTAAAGGCCTTTCCGCTGATGCGCTGAAAGAGCAAATCAAAACTGAGCGTGCTCAAGGCCAGCAATTGCGCTTCGCCCACGCCATCTCGCCGCTTGAAAACCCCGCCCGTCTGAAGGCTAGCCGCAAAAATGTTGCCCGTTTGCTTACCGAGCATACCCGCCGCAATAACGAGCAGGCCATTAACCCCGCTCAATAA
- the rplP gene encoding 50S ribosomal protein L16, whose product MLQPKRTKYRKMQKGRVTGLAYRGSSIDFGSFAIKSLETSWITARQIEAARIAMTRAMKREGQVWIRIFPDKPITKKPAEVRMGKGKGSPEYWVACVKPGQIMFESDGVTLEVAKESLRLASQKLPVRTTFVVRRDYVEAAA is encoded by the coding sequence ATGTTACAACCGAAAAGGACTAAGTATCGCAAGATGCAAAAGGGTCGCGTGACTGGCTTAGCCTACCGCGGCAGCTCCATAGACTTCGGTTCGTTCGCCATCAAGTCGCTGGAAACGTCTTGGATTACGGCTCGCCAGATTGAGGCTGCTCGTATTGCCATGACCCGCGCCATGAAACGCGAAGGGCAAGTATGGATCCGCATTTTCCCTGATAAGCCAATTACTAAAAAGCCCGCTGAAGTGCGAATGGGCAAGGGTAAAGGCTCGCCTGAGTATTGGGTGGCCTGCGTAAAACCAGGTCAGATTATGTTTGAATCGGATGGCGTGACGCTGGAAGTGGCGAAAGAGTCGCTCCGCCTGGCATCTCAGAAGCTGCCGGTTCGGACGACTTTTGTAGTGCGCCGCGATTACGTTGAAGCTGCTGCCTAA
- the rpsC gene encoding 30S ribosomal protein S3: protein MGQKVNPVGFRLGVIKGWDSNWYGGKDFAEKLVEDEKIRKYINARIQKGGISRIVIERTLKRITITINTARPGVVIGKGGQEVDKIKDELKQITNKDVQINIFEIKRPELDAKLVGESIAQQLAARISFRRAMKMSIQAAMRVGAEGIKIQCGGRLGGAEIARSEQYKEGRTPLHTLRADIDYALSEAQTVYGKIGIKVWVMRGEVFGKPDLSPNQQQTNPGGDAGGRRDDRGPRGERSDRGGDRGPRRDRGGNPAGGAPGSGAGRGDSNGPRRNGPAQGGGAGRAPRR from the coding sequence ATGGGACAGAAAGTAAATCCGGTTGGCTTCCGCTTGGGAGTTATTAAAGGCTGGGACTCGAACTGGTACGGAGGTAAGGATTTCGCCGAAAAATTGGTGGAAGACGAAAAAATCCGTAAATACATCAACGCCCGTATTCAGAAAGGTGGCATCAGCCGCATTGTGATTGAGCGTACCCTTAAGCGGATCACTATCACCATCAACACGGCTCGCCCAGGTGTGGTAATTGGCAAAGGCGGTCAGGAAGTTGATAAGATTAAGGACGAACTGAAGCAAATCACCAACAAAGATGTTCAGATTAACATTTTTGAGATTAAGCGACCAGAACTGGATGCCAAGTTGGTGGGTGAGAGCATTGCTCAGCAATTAGCAGCTCGTATCTCTTTCCGCCGTGCTATGAAGATGTCAATTCAAGCCGCTATGCGGGTTGGAGCTGAAGGCATCAAGATCCAGTGCGGCGGTCGTTTAGGCGGTGCTGAAATTGCTCGCTCTGAACAATACAAAGAAGGACGTACTCCGTTGCACACCCTGCGTGCTGATATTGATTACGCGTTGTCGGAAGCTCAGACCGTATATGGTAAAATTGGTATCAAGGTGTGGGTAATGCGTGGGGAGGTATTTGGCAAACCCGATTTGTCACCTAACCAACAGCAGACAAACCCAGGTGGCGACGCCGGTGGACGCCGTGATGACCGTGGCCCCCGCGGTGAACGCAGTGACCGCGGCGGTGACCGTGGTCCTCGCCGAGACCGTGGTGGCAACCCTGCAGGTGGTGCTCCTGGTAGCGGTGCTGGCCGTGGCGATAGCAATGGGCCTCGTCGTAACGGCCCTGCCCAAGGTGGTGGAGCTGGTCGGGCCCCACGTCGCTAG
- the rplV gene encoding 50S ribosomal protein L22, protein MEAVAKLRNVPTSPRKMRLVANLVRGQKVTRALGLLRFEANSGAEKIEKLLLSALANWQQHNEDQRIEEANLYISEIFVDEGRQLKRLRPAPQGRGHRIRKRSNHVTLKIDTMIEKAGSKAAQAQAANSSITENQAEANS, encoded by the coding sequence ATGGAAGCAGTAGCAAAACTCCGCAATGTGCCTACCTCGCCGCGCAAGATGCGCTTGGTAGCCAACTTGGTACGCGGCCAAAAAGTGACGCGGGCCCTCGGTCTGCTTCGTTTTGAAGCCAATAGCGGTGCTGAGAAGATTGAGAAACTGCTCCTCTCGGCCTTGGCCAACTGGCAGCAACATAACGAAGACCAACGCATTGAAGAAGCTAACCTCTACATCAGCGAAATTTTCGTTGACGAAGGCCGGCAGCTAAAGCGTTTGCGTCCAGCCCCCCAGGGGCGCGGCCACCGGATCCGCAAGCGTAGCAATCATGTGACGCTGAAAATCGACACGATGATTGAGAAGGCTGGCAGTAAAGCCGCCCAAGCGCAAGCTGCTAATTCCTCTATCACCGAAAATCAGGCCGAGGCCAACTCATAA
- the rpsS gene encoding 30S ribosomal protein S19: protein MARSLKKGPYIDFRLEKKVTALETAGKKSVVKTWSRRSMISPDFVGHTFAVHNGNKFIPVYVTENMVGHKLGEFAPTRNFRGHVAKKDKGKR, encoded by the coding sequence ATGGCACGTTCACTCAAAAAAGGGCCGTACATTGACTTCCGGCTAGAGAAGAAAGTCACGGCGCTCGAAACGGCTGGTAAAAAATCGGTGGTGAAGACTTGGTCGCGCCGCTCAATGATTTCGCCAGATTTCGTAGGCCACACCTTCGCTGTTCACAACGGCAATAAGTTCATCCCGGTGTATGTGACCGAGAACATGGTAGGACACAAGTTGGGCGAATTTGCTCCGACGCGTAACTTCCGTGGTCACGTCGCCAAAAAAGATAAAGGCAAGCGCTAA
- the rplB gene encoding 50S ribosomal protein L2, giving the protein MALKKLRPTTPGQRFRVAPAFDELTTSTPEKSLMTSLKKSGGRNSSGKMSNRYIGGGHKTQYRIVDFKRDKAGVPATVKTIEYDPNRTARIALLGYADGEKRYIIAPAGLTVGTQVVSGPGVAPEVGNTLPLREIPLGTIVHNIELQPGQGAAMARSAGTYAQIVAREERYATLKLPSGEMRMVLVTCMATVGTVSNGDHMNVRMGKAGRNRWAGRRPRVRGVAMNPVDHPMGGGEGKSSGGHPRSRNGLLSKGYKTRDKNKYSENLIVSRKGKK; this is encoded by the coding sequence ATGGCACTCAAAAAACTCAGACCAACAACCCCAGGGCAACGCTTTCGCGTTGCGCCGGCGTTTGACGAGCTAACGACGTCAACCCCGGAGAAGTCCTTGATGACTTCCCTCAAGAAATCGGGTGGCCGGAACTCTTCCGGTAAAATGTCGAACCGCTACATCGGCGGTGGGCATAAAACCCAGTACCGTATTGTGGACTTCAAGCGTGACAAGGCCGGTGTGCCTGCCACGGTGAAGACTATCGAGTACGACCCTAACCGTACTGCGCGTATCGCACTACTCGGCTATGCTGATGGTGAGAAGCGGTACATCATTGCCCCGGCTGGCCTTACCGTTGGTACGCAAGTAGTGTCGGGTCCTGGTGTAGCTCCTGAAGTTGGCAATACATTGCCACTACGTGAGATCCCACTTGGTACTATCGTACACAACATAGAGTTGCAGCCTGGCCAAGGAGCAGCTATGGCTCGTTCGGCTGGTACCTACGCTCAGATTGTAGCCCGCGAAGAGCGTTACGCTACGCTGAAATTGCCTTCGGGTGAAATGCGTATGGTGCTGGTAACCTGCATGGCTACGGTGGGTACAGTCTCAAACGGTGACCATATGAATGTGCGTATGGGCAAAGCTGGCCGGAATCGTTGGGCTGGCCGTCGTCCCCGGGTTCGTGGTGTGGCTATGAACCCTGTTGACCACCCAATGGGTGGTGGTGAGGGTAAATCGTCGGGTGGTCACCCGCGTAGCCGCAATGGTCTGCTGTCGAAAGGCTACAAGACCCGCGATAAAAACAAATATTCGGAGAACCTGATTGTGAGCCGCAAAGGCAAGAAGTAA
- the rplW gene encoding 50S ribosomal protein L23 encodes MSTLKRPIVTEKATGLNEKGRYTFEVERTANKVQIKKDIEALYGVTVTDINTMRTIGKMKSKATRSGQATGRRAHGKKAIVTVKEGDIIDFYGNL; translated from the coding sequence ATGAGCACGCTGAAACGTCCCATCGTAACAGAGAAGGCCACAGGCCTGAACGAGAAAGGCCGCTATACCTTTGAGGTGGAGCGCACCGCTAATAAAGTGCAAATCAAGAAGGACATCGAAGCGCTTTATGGCGTGACGGTAACCGATATCAATACGATGCGCACCATTGGCAAAATGAAGTCAAAGGCTACCCGTAGCGGCCAAGCCACCGGCCGCCGCGCTCATGGCAAAAAGGCCATTGTGACTGTGAAAGAAGGCGATATCATCGACTTTTACGGTAACCTGTAG
- the rplD gene encoding 50S ribosomal protein L4, with protein sequence MELAVYSIKGEDTGRKVTLSEDIFGLDINEHVMYLDVKQYLANQRQGTHKSKQRNEVHGTTKKLKKQKGTGGARAGSMKSGVFVGGGRMFGPQPRDYNFKLNKKTKRVARLSALSSLAKDGKISLVENIAMDAPRTKDFVAIMDGLKLNNGKKTMLVTAEVNKNVILSARNIQKVKVSTPIGLNTHDLLNTDTLLISEDGMASLVQLYSTAE encoded by the coding sequence ATGGAACTCGCAGTATATAGCATCAAAGGCGAAGACACTGGCCGCAAGGTCACGTTGTCGGAGGACATTTTCGGACTCGACATTAACGAGCACGTGATGTACCTGGACGTGAAGCAGTACCTCGCTAATCAGCGTCAGGGTACACATAAGTCCAAGCAGCGTAACGAGGTGCACGGCACCACGAAAAAGCTTAAGAAGCAAAAAGGTACGGGCGGTGCCCGAGCTGGCAGCATGAAGTCAGGTGTATTCGTTGGTGGCGGCCGGATGTTTGGCCCGCAGCCCCGTGATTACAATTTCAAACTCAATAAAAAGACCAAGCGCGTAGCTCGCCTCTCGGCTCTGTCGAGCTTGGCTAAAGATGGCAAAATTTCTTTGGTGGAGAATATCGCTATGGATGCTCCCCGCACCAAAGATTTCGTTGCCATCATGGACGGCCTTAAGCTAAACAATGGTAAGAAAACGATGCTTGTTACCGCCGAGGTGAACAAGAACGTCATTCTCAGTGCCCGCAACATACAGAAAGTTAAAGTATCGACGCCTATTGGCCTCAATACCCACGATTTGCTGAATACGGATACGCTATTGATTTCCGAAGATGGCATGGCTTCGTTGGTTCAACTCTATAGCACCGCTGAATAA